One region of Faecalibacter bovis genomic DNA includes:
- the cls gene encoding cardiolipin synthase, producing the protein MDISIELLQIWNFFKQWYWVPLTCIYLAVIFTILIENRNPTKTVAWILVIIMIPIVGIIIYYFFGQDFKKDQYFKKNDKKTSADFIKNWRKINHLIEKDFEVIEERIGAKVKVFKYLNHSLSSPPFMNCEVKLLQNGEEKFPEFIHAIRNAKHHIHLEYYIFELDDIGNEIINILIEKANDGVEVRITTDDFGSPKLNKNYLELFKNTNVQYQTFLPVKFNSLANSNFRNHRKILIIDGEIAFVGGINISDKYINNDSNKLYWRDTSLLIKGEAVNLLQLKFWMDWKMTDGLDFNIFSYDYIKIHDEVKNGAIVGFAFTTPGAPIQSAMESMILAITLAKKKVRITTPYFIPSDEFKSALLIAVNSGVEVELLMPKNGDSIIVQEASLSFTKKLMEQNVKVYLYEKGFVHAKTIVIDDDLAFIGTVNLDNRSFFINFELTAIVHDQALITKMIADYEQDKRDSSLMTFAMWKNTSIFRRAFASVCRLLAPIL; encoded by the coding sequence ATGGATATTAGCATTGAATTACTTCAAATCTGGAACTTTTTTAAACAATGGTATTGGGTTCCGTTAACATGTATTTATCTAGCAGTAATTTTTACAATTTTAATAGAAAATAGAAATCCTACCAAAACGGTTGCTTGGATTTTAGTCATAATTATGATTCCGATTGTTGGAATTATTATTTACTATTTTTTTGGACAAGATTTTAAGAAAGATCAATATTTTAAAAAGAATGATAAAAAAACTTCTGCTGATTTTATAAAAAATTGGCGAAAGATTAATCATTTAATTGAAAAGGATTTTGAAGTTATAGAGGAAAGAATTGGCGCAAAAGTAAAAGTCTTTAAATACCTGAATCATAGTTTATCATCTCCGCCTTTTATGAATTGTGAAGTTAAATTATTGCAAAACGGAGAAGAAAAATTTCCTGAATTTATACACGCCATACGAAATGCTAAACATCACATCCATTTGGAATATTATATTTTCGAACTGGATGATATTGGAAACGAAATCATAAATATCCTGATAGAGAAAGCAAATGATGGTGTTGAAGTTAGGATAACTACGGATGATTTTGGATCTCCAAAACTCAATAAAAATTATTTGGAACTTTTTAAAAATACGAATGTTCAATATCAAACATTTTTACCTGTAAAGTTTAATTCTTTAGCTAATTCCAATTTTAGAAATCATCGTAAAATTTTGATTATTGATGGTGAAATTGCTTTTGTAGGCGGAATCAACATTTCTGATAAATACATTAACAATGATTCTAATAAGTTGTATTGGAGAGATACATCCTTGTTAATTAAAGGAGAAGCGGTTAATTTATTACAATTAAAATTTTGGATGGATTGGAAGATGACCGATGGATTGGATTTTAATATATTTAGTTATGATTATATAAAAATACATGATGAGGTGAAAAATGGAGCCATCGTTGGGTTTGCTTTTACTACACCTGGTGCGCCCATACAATCGGCAATGGAATCGATGATTTTGGCGATTACTTTAGCTAAAAAGAAAGTTAGAATAACAACTCCTTATTTTATACCAAGTGATGAGTTTAAATCAGCTTTGTTAATTGCCGTAAACAGTGGAGTAGAAGTAGAATTATTGATGCCTAAGAACGGAGATTCGATAATTGTACAAGAAGCTTCGTTGTCTTTTACTAAGAAATTGATGGAACAAAATGTAAAGGTGTATTTGTATGAGAAAGGGTTTGTACACGCGAAAACAATAGTTATTGATGATGATTTGGCCTTTATCGGAACTGTTAATTTAGACAATAGAAGTTTCTTTATTAATTTCGAGTTAACCGCTATTGTACATGATCAAGCACTCATCACTAAAATGATTGCAGATTATGAGCAAGATAAAAGAGATTCGAGTTTAATGACATTTGCTATGTGGAAAAATACTTCAATTTTTAGACGAGCCTTTGCTTCAGTATGTCGTTTATTAGCACCAATTTTATAA